Proteins encoded by one window of Kribbella flavida DSM 17836:
- a CDS encoding gamma-glutamylcyclotransferase, whose product MTLYAAFASNLDPNLMADRCPYSPLRGTGWIVGWRLTFGGEELGWEGSMATVVEDPSDPTNQVFVALYDVHPKDVERLDEWEWIDQGVYRKIQVRVQTLDGEQLAWMYVLNAYEGGLPSARYLGILAEAAEAAGAPDDYVADLRARPCQSSGH is encoded by the coding sequence GTGACCCTGTACGCCGCGTTTGCGTCGAATCTGGACCCGAACCTGATGGCCGATCGGTGCCCGTACTCGCCCTTGCGCGGGACCGGGTGGATCGTCGGCTGGCGCCTCACGTTCGGGGGTGAGGAGCTCGGCTGGGAGGGCTCGATGGCCACCGTCGTCGAGGACCCGTCCGACCCGACCAACCAGGTCTTCGTCGCCCTGTACGACGTGCATCCCAAGGACGTCGAGCGGCTGGACGAGTGGGAGTGGATCGACCAGGGCGTCTACCGCAAGATCCAGGTCCGGGTGCAGACCCTGGACGGCGAGCAGCTGGCCTGGATGTACGTGCTGAACGCCTACGAGGGCGGCCTCCCGTCGGCCCGCTACCTCGGCATCCTCGCCGAGGCGGCCGAGGCCGCCGGCGCCCCTGACGACTACGTCGCCGACCTCAGGGCCCGCCCCTGCCAGTCCTCCGGCCACTAG